In Rhodopirellula sp. P2, the DNA window TGATTCCAAGGAGAAGGCCAAACGATACGACGAACAGATTCAGGAACTGGATGATTTGTTCGAGCGAGCCCGGCGGTATGGTGAATCGATCGAGGCGGACGACAGCGGTCCCACCGATTTGCGTCTGGAAAGCTTGCTTCCGGTGATTCGTGGTGAGCGTCCCGTGTTCGTTCAAGCAGATCGCTTGGGCGCGATCGAATCCGCGATTTCGTTCTTCACCTCGCGGCGGATTCCGATGGTGCTGTGTGGCGGTGCCGATGCGATGCACTGCGTCGATCGTTTGGCGGCTCATGATATCCCGGTGATTCTGATTGCCACCTATCGATTGCCGCGTCGGCGTTCGGACCCGGTCGGTGCACTGTATTCCTTGCCGGCACAGTTGCGTGAATCCGGCGTGCGATTCGCGATTGCCGGCGAAGGGGCTGGTTATCCAGGCGGCGCATCGAATCTTCGTAACCTGGCGTACCAAGCCGGTGTGGCGGTCGCGCATGGCTTGCCGCGTGAAGAAGCCGTTCGAGCGATCACGCAGTCTCCCGCCGAGATCCTTGGCGTTGCCGATTTGGTCGGGACTTTGGCGACGAAGCATCATGCGACGCTGATCATTGCCGATGGAGATGTCTTCGAATCGGGGACACGAGTGGTGGATGCTTATGTGCAAGGTCGCCAAGTTGACTTGGGCAACAAGCACAAGCAGTTGTACCGCAAGTACGAACAACGGCCCTGAAGCAACGTCTGTCATGAGAACGCGGCCCAGCGATCCGGGGCCTGACGACCCCGGCAATGGATCTGCCGACCCTCCGGGCCTGGTTGAACCGAACGATGGTGACGGGCAGCATCCGACGACCCGGTGGCAAGACCGCTACCACGGCTCTCCGGTGCAGTGCTTTGGTTAAACTACCCCCGTCCCCTTTTTTGATCCGTCCCCTTTTTTGATCCTCAGCGATCCGGGGCCTGACGCCCCCGGCAATGGTTCTGCCGACCCTCCGGGCCTGGTTGAACCACGGACGAAAAAGGGACGGGGGTCAATTCGGGCGATCTTGGATCTAGGGCTCGCCCCGGAGCCGGAGGGTGGACCACACGTTGTGTTTTGACAGTGAGCATTTCGACCCCATCGATAACGATGAAGAAGCGACCTCGCTGGACGCTCCGTCGATTCATTCCGATCGTCTTTTCGCTGAGCACTGCGTTGCCCCGGGCAAAGTGGTGGGTTGATATACTGGCTCGCTGCGCCAGCAGAGGATCGCTTGGATCCACTCGCTTGCGAATCAGGCTGGTGAGTTCGCGATGGTTGTCAACACAGTGAAACGAAATGGTGATGGAATGAAAAAGATGCTTTTGGCGGGTATCGCCTGCTTCCTGATGACATGTGATTTCACTTGGGCGGAGACACCAAACTTTTCAGAAACCGATTGGCCATGGTGGCGTGGGGCAGGTCGCCAGGGACACGCCGTCGGCGATCAAGATCCTCCGACTCAGTGGCGAGATTCTGACGATGGAACGCTGAACATCGTCTGGAAGGCTCCGCTTCCCGATCGTGGGCATGGTTCACCGATCTTGTTGGGTGACCGCGTGTATTTGCAGGTGGCTGACAAGGCTCGGCAATCGCAGCTGCTGGTGTGTTTGAATCGCGATTCAGGAGAGATGGTATGGGAAGCGGTGGTTCACCAAGGTGCGTTTGATACCGTCGACAAACGCGAACCGAACACGAAAGCTTCTTGGGCATCCTGCACACCCGCGACGGATGGTGAGCGGGTGTTTGTCAATTTCTATTCGAACAAGGCGGTCTACACGTCTGCGGTGAGTTTGGACGGCGAGTTGCTGTGGCAGCAAAAGCTTTGTCCGTATCAGATCCACCAGGGCTACGGCTCGTCACCGACAATCTACGAAAACCTCGTGATCGCGTCGGCGGACAACAAAGCGGGCGGACAGGTCGTGGCGATGAATCGGGCCACCGGGGAGGTTGCTTGGCGACATCAACGCCCGCAGAAGCCCAATTATTCGTCTCCCGTCGTGCTGTCCGTTGCTGGCAAGGATCAGTTGGTTTTGACAGGATGCGATTTGGTCACCAGTTTGGATCCCATGACCGGAAAAACGAACTGGGAAATGGCTGGGGCGACCACCGAGTGTGTGACGACCACCGTGACCGATGGCAAGCACGTTTTCACATCGGGCGGCTACCCCGACAACCACATCTCTGCGGTGGCAGCGGATGGATCGGGGGAAGTGGTGTGGGAAGTTGGCACGCGGGTGTATGTGCCGTCGATGCTGCACAAAGACGGGTGTCTGTTCATGACGCTGGACGCCGGGGTTGCCATGTGCGTCGATTGCGAAA includes these proteins:
- a CDS encoding amidohydrolase — protein: MKKVRLNNRSLSTLLVSAFAVMGSLSGWQANVRAHDIVPGSPQSQPIVIRNTTLHLGNGTIVSNGSLLFENGMISEVGDSVRLPDSARVIDGKGKHVYPGLIDSYTDIGLREITAVDVTVDNVERGELNPNVRSWVAFNPDSELIPVARSGGVMLAHVVPGGRLLQGQSGVMQLDGWSYQDMLVKGPAGLAVNWESVVPRGGDSKEKAKRYDEQIQELDDLFERARRYGESIEADDSGPTDLRLESLLPVIRGERPVFVQADRLGAIESAISFFTSRRIPMVLCGGADAMHCVDRLAAHDIPVILIATYRLPRRRSDPVGALYSLPAQLRESGVRFAIAGEGAGYPGGASNLRNLAYQAGVAVAHGLPREEAVRAITQSPAEILGVADLVGTLATKHHATLIIADGDVFESGTRVVDAYVQGRQVDLGNKHKQLYRKYEQRP
- a CDS encoding outer membrane protein assembly factor BamB family protein yields the protein MKRNGDGMKKMLLAGIACFLMTCDFTWAETPNFSETDWPWWRGAGRQGHAVGDQDPPTQWRDSDDGTLNIVWKAPLPDRGHGSPILLGDRVYLQVADKARQSQLLVCLNRDSGEMVWEAVVHQGAFDTVDKREPNTKASWASCTPATDGERVFVNFYSNKAVYTSAVSLDGELLWQQKLCPYQIHQGYGSSPTIYENLVIASADNKAGGQVVAMNRATGEVAWRHQRPQKPNYSSPVVLSVAGKDQLVLTGCDLVTSLDPMTGKTNWEMAGATTECVTTTVTDGKHVFTSGGYPDNHISAVAADGSGEVVWEVGTRVYVPSMLHKDGCLFMTLDAGVAMCVDCETGETKWKSRLGGDFTSSPVLVNDRIYAVNEEGTCYIFRADSESFESIGENQLGDSVMATPTISGGRIYLRVGKQEGGQRQEYLYCIGE